One Caulobacter segnis genomic window carries:
- a CDS encoding error-prone DNA polymerase, translated as MTAYAELQTTTNFSFLRGASHAEELAIAAEALGLAAIGITDRNSLAGIVRGWTAAKTRNVRVLSGCRLDFMDGTPSLLCYPTNREAFGRLTRLLTLGQRRAEKGACHLTWADFLEQSDGQIGLIVPPKDLDEAFERDLVRMAGDLSGRSWLAASRAYAAQDLKRLSRLDTLGRNAGAPIVATNDVLYHGPERRPLQDVITCVREHCTIQEAGFRLEANAERHIKSPAEMARLFERWPRAVERTGEIVDRIGFDLGDLKEEYPDEPVPPGKTAMQHLTDLTWSGAAWRYPAGVPEKVKAQLTEELRLIGKMDYPNYFITVHDIVGKAREMGILCQGRGSAANSSVCYCLGVTAIDPTEHRLLFTRFISENRGEPPDIDVDFEHEHRERVMQYVYERYGREYAAICGTVIHYRPRSAIRDVGKALGLTEDVTSLLAGTVWGSWGDGLPEEHLRNAGLDPTAPEIARAVALATELMGFPRHLSQHVGGFVLTKRRLDETVPIGNAAMADRTFIEWDKDDIDSLGLMKVDVLALGMLTAIQRAFGMLRADHGEPIVDLADVPKELPGVYDMLCVADSVGVFQVESRAQMSMLPRLKPRKFYDLVIEVAIVRPGPIQGDMVHPYLKRRNGIEPVDWPAPSPEHGPEDELKEILGNTYGVPLFQEQAMSLAIEAAKFTPDEADGLRKAMATFRNLGTPDEYRDRFVEGMVERGYQRDFAERCFKQIEGFGHYGFPESHAASFAKLVYVSAWIKWAWPDVFCAALINSQPMGFYQPSQLVRDAREHGVEVLAPDILASDWDCTLESPSSPFMGEVAAKPTEGARRFKPRADKVADYGNRHRWKAVRLGFRQIKGLKEKIDIPPLLKARAEGARTPAEFAQGGVSQRALELLAEADAFARVGLSRREALWAVKGLKGEHKAPVQAPLLAGLPLFEDKVALPTMPRTQEVAEDYRTTSLSLKAHPVGFYRPMLTRRGVITAEQLLGVKDGRKVSVAGLVLIRQRPGTAKGVVFVTLEDETGVANAVVWKDRFEADRNVVMTASFLVVHGRVQRAENVIHIVAEGFTDLSAHLSTLRDEPGAPAPRVRQKVSGRLLRSRDFH; from the coding sequence ATGACCGCCTACGCCGAGCTGCAAACCACCACCAACTTCTCGTTCCTGCGCGGCGCTTCGCACGCGGAGGAGCTGGCGATCGCGGCCGAGGCCCTGGGCCTTGCCGCCATCGGGATTACCGACCGCAACAGTCTGGCCGGCATCGTGCGCGGCTGGACGGCGGCCAAGACGCGGAACGTCCGGGTGCTGAGCGGCTGCCGGTTGGACTTCATGGACGGGACGCCCAGCCTGCTGTGCTACCCGACCAACCGCGAGGCGTTCGGCCGACTGACGCGCCTGCTGACCTTGGGCCAGCGACGGGCCGAGAAGGGTGCGTGCCACCTGACCTGGGCGGACTTCCTGGAGCAGTCCGACGGCCAGATCGGCCTGATCGTGCCGCCGAAGGACCTGGACGAGGCTTTTGAACGTGATCTGGTCCGCATGGCCGGCGACCTCTCCGGCCGGTCGTGGCTGGCGGCCAGCCGGGCCTATGCGGCCCAGGACCTCAAGCGGCTCTCACGCCTGGACACGCTGGGCCGGAACGCCGGCGCGCCGATCGTGGCCACCAACGACGTGCTCTATCACGGCCCCGAGCGGCGACCGCTGCAGGACGTCATCACCTGCGTGCGCGAGCACTGCACGATCCAGGAGGCCGGCTTTCGGCTGGAGGCCAACGCCGAGCGCCACATCAAGTCGCCGGCCGAGATGGCCCGCCTGTTCGAGCGGTGGCCGCGCGCGGTCGAGCGCACGGGCGAGATCGTCGACCGGATCGGCTTCGACCTCGGCGACCTGAAGGAGGAGTATCCCGACGAGCCCGTGCCGCCCGGCAAGACCGCCATGCAGCACCTGACCGACCTGACCTGGTCCGGCGCGGCCTGGCGCTATCCCGCTGGCGTACCCGAGAAGGTGAAGGCCCAGCTGACCGAGGAGCTGCGGCTGATCGGCAAGATGGACTACCCCAACTACTTCATCACCGTGCACGACATCGTGGGCAAGGCGCGGGAGATGGGCATCCTGTGCCAGGGGCGCGGCTCGGCGGCCAATTCCTCGGTCTGCTACTGCCTGGGCGTGACGGCGATCGACCCGACCGAGCACCGTCTGCTGTTCACCCGCTTCATCTCCGAGAACCGCGGCGAGCCGCCCGACATCGACGTCGACTTCGAGCACGAGCATCGCGAGCGGGTCATGCAGTACGTCTACGAACGCTATGGCCGGGAATACGCGGCGATCTGCGGGACGGTGATCCACTACCGCCCACGCAGCGCCATCCGCGACGTCGGCAAGGCCCTGGGCCTGACCGAGGACGTGACCAGCCTGCTGGCCGGGACGGTCTGGGGCAGCTGGGGCGACGGCCTGCCCGAGGAGCACCTGCGCAACGCCGGCCTGGACCCCACGGCGCCGGAGATCGCCCGCGCCGTGGCGCTGGCCACCGAACTGATGGGCTTTCCCCGCCACCTGTCGCAGCACGTCGGCGGCTTCGTCCTGACCAAGCGGCGGCTGGACGAGACCGTGCCGATCGGCAACGCGGCCATGGCCGACCGCACCTTCATCGAGTGGGACAAGGACGACATCGACAGCCTGGGCCTGATGAAGGTCGACGTGCTGGCCTTGGGGATGCTGACGGCGATCCAGCGGGCGTTCGGCATGCTGCGCGCCGACCATGGCGAACCGATCGTCGACCTGGCCGACGTGCCCAAGGAGCTGCCGGGCGTCTACGACATGCTGTGCGTCGCCGACAGCGTGGGTGTCTTCCAGGTCGAGAGCCGGGCCCAGATGTCGATGCTGCCCAGGCTGAAGCCCCGCAAGTTCTACGACCTGGTCATCGAGGTGGCGATCGTCCGTCCCGGCCCGATCCAGGGCGACATGGTGCATCCCTATCTGAAGCGCCGGAACGGGATCGAGCCGGTCGACTGGCCCGCGCCGTCGCCGGAGCATGGACCCGAGGACGAGCTGAAGGAGATCCTCGGCAACACCTACGGCGTGCCGCTCTTCCAGGAGCAGGCCATGAGCCTGGCCATCGAGGCGGCCAAGTTCACGCCCGACGAGGCCGACGGCCTGCGCAAGGCCATGGCCACCTTCCGCAACCTGGGCACGCCGGACGAATATCGCGACCGGTTCGTCGAGGGCATGGTGGAGCGCGGCTACCAGCGCGACTTCGCCGAGCGGTGCTTCAAGCAGATCGAGGGCTTCGGCCACTACGGCTTTCCGGAAAGCCACGCGGCCAGCTTCGCCAAGCTGGTCTATGTCTCGGCCTGGATCAAATGGGCCTGGCCGGACGTGTTCTGCGCGGCCCTGATCAACTCCCAGCCGATGGGCTTCTACCAGCCGTCGCAGCTGGTCCGCGACGCGCGCGAGCACGGGGTCGAGGTGCTGGCCCCCGACATCCTGGCCAGCGACTGGGACTGCACCCTGGAAAGTCCTTCCTCCCCCTTCATGGGGGAGGTGGCGGCGAAGCCGACGGAGGGGGCTCGCCGCTTCAAGCCGCGCGCCGACAAGGTCGCCGATTACGGGAACCGACACCGCTGGAAGGCTGTCCGCCTAGGCTTCCGCCAGATCAAGGGGCTGAAGGAGAAGATCGACATCCCGCCGCTCCTCAAGGCGCGCGCCGAGGGCGCCCGCACCCCGGCCGAGTTCGCCCAAGGTGGTGTTTCCCAACGCGCGCTGGAACTGCTGGCCGAGGCCGACGCCTTCGCCCGCGTGGGGCTCTCGCGCCGCGAGGCGCTATGGGCGGTCAAGGGTCTGAAGGGCGAGCACAAGGCGCCGGTCCAAGCCCCACTGCTGGCTGGCCTACCGCTGTTCGAGGACAAGGTGGCGCTGCCGACCATGCCCCGGACCCAGGAGGTGGCCGAGGACTACCGCACCACCAGCCTGTCGCTGAAGGCCCATCCCGTGGGCTTCTACCGGCCGATGCTGACGCGACGCGGGGTGATCACCGCCGAGCAGCTGCTGGGCGTCAAGGACGGCCGCAAGGTCTCGGTGGCGG